The Blattabacterium cuenoti genome includes the window TATTTTTCTCTGTTTCGTAACAAATATCTAAAGAAGGAAGTCGAAATATTCCTTCAAACCAAGGTTGATTGATTTCATCATAACTTATCCAATGTAAAACAGAAGAAAGATTGTGTTTAAAGATAGTTAATGATTGTCCTTTAATTGTAGGGAGAGCTAACCCACAGGCTCCAAAAAGAATAAAATATTCTCCTGTTAACAATAGTTTTCCATGACTGTAAAAAAAACGTCTATATCGATGCATTATGGATTTATATTTTGTTATAAAGAATTTTTTGAAATTTTTTTAATTAATCCTTGTAAAATATTTCCTGGACCTATTTCTGTAAATGAAACAGCTCCATGAGCTATCATATTTTTTATAGATTGTTTCCACTTAACTGGAGAAGTCAATTGTTCTACAAGATTATTTTTTATATCATAAGATTTTCTAACAGGTAGAGCAGTTACATTTTGGTATATTGGATATTTAGAATCTTTAAAAAAAATTGGATTTACTATTTTTTTAAATTTTGTTTGAGCTGGTTTCATAATCGGAGAATGAAAAGCTCCATGAACAGGAAGAATAAATATTTTCTTAGCTCCTCCTTTTTTTAGAAAAGAACAAACTCTTCTCAAAGCTTGAATTTCTCCAGAAATTACTAATTGCTCAGGACTATTATAATTAGATGGAACTACAATTCCATGATCGTTTTTACAAGCGTTTTCTATAATAGAATCTTCCAATCCAAACACAACAGCCATACCTCCATGGGTAGATTCACAAATATTTTGCATGATTGATGCTCTTTGATTTACTAATTTTAATCCATCTTCAAAAGAAAATACATTAATTGCAGCTAAAGCAGAAAATTCACCGAGAGAATGTCCAGCTACCATATCAGGTTCAAAATAATTTGATACTTTTGCTTTTATAACTGAATATATATAAATTGCCAATTGTGTATACTTTGTCTTTTTTAAAATCTCCATGGGTCCTTCAAACATTACAGATGTGATTTTAAACCCTAAAATTTCGTCAGATAATTGAAACAATTTTTTTGCAGAATGAGAATTTTTGTATAAATCTTTTCCCATTCCTACAAATTGAGACCCTTGACCAGGAAATAGATAAGCTTTCATAAAATATTTTGATTTAAAAATTAAAAATGCATTATTTACATGAAAATAACTGATACTCATACTCATTTATACATGAAAGAATTTGATGAAGATATTAATTGTGTAATACAAAAAGCATTTCATAAAGGAATAAATAGATTTTTACTTCCTTCTATAGATAGTTCTATTGTTCCTAATATATTAAAATTAGAAAAAAAATATCCTAATATATGTTTTTCCATGATAGGATTGCATCCTAATAAAGTAAATCCATATAGTTTAGAAAAAGAATTGAAAAATATAAAAACATGGTTATATAAACATTCCTTTATTTCTATAGGGGAAATCGGAATGGATTTACTGGAAAAAAAATTTATTTCTGAACAGGAATACGCTTTTCAAACTCAAATACAATGGGCTAAACAA containing:
- the fabD gene encoding ACP S-malonyltransferase, which produces MKAYLFPGQGSQFVGMGKDLYKNSHSAKKLFQLSDEILGFKITSVMFEGPMEILKKTKYTQLAIYIYSVIKAKVSNYFEPDMVAGHSLGEFSALAAINVFSFEDGLKLVNQRASIMQNICESTHGGMAVVFGLEDSIIENACKNDHGIVVPSNYNSPEQLVISGEIQALRRVCSFLKKGGAKKIFILPVHGAFHSPIMKPAQTKFKKIVNPIFFKDSKYPIYQNVTALPVRKSYDIKNNLVEQLTSPVKWKQSIKNMIAHGAVSFTEIGPGNILQGLIKKISKNSL